One window of the Canis aureus isolate CA01 chromosome 17, VMU_Caureus_v.1.0, whole genome shotgun sequence genome contains the following:
- the TRIM13 gene encoding E3 ubiquitin-protein ligase TRIM13 isoform X1: MDINSVASPDYPPPARGRPHRPDCCVLGTVARPHTCSQGTEDVMELLEEDLTCPICCSLFDDPRVLPCSHNFCKKCLEGILEGTVRNSLWRASPFKCPTCRKETSATGVNSLQVNYSLKGIVEKYNKIKISPKMPVCKGHLGQPLNIFCLTDMQLICGICATRGDHTKHVFCSIEDAYAQERDAFESLFQSFETWRRGDALSRLDTLETSKRKSLQLLTRDSDKVKEFFEKLQHTLDQKKNEILSDFETMKLAVMQAYDPEINKLNTILQEQRMAFNIAEAFKDVSEPIIFLQQMQEFREKIKVIKETPLPPSNLPTSPLMKNFDTSQWEDIKLVDVDKLSLPQDTGTFISKIPWSFYQLFVVVLLFSLLVFFGPTIFLEGSLFDELTIWKDHLSNFSSYLTKSADFVEQSMFYWEQVMDGFFIFSEKFKNFMLVVLNNVADFVCKYKLL; the protein is encoded by the exons TAGCGTCGCCGGATTATCCACCACCCGCCAGAGGAAGACCCCACAGACCCGACTGCTGCGTCCTGGGAACAGTAGCCCGACCACACACCTGCTCGCAGGGCACGGAG GATGTGATGGAGCTGCTTGAAGAAGATCTCACGTGCCCAATTTGTTGCAGTCTGTTTGATGATCCTCGAGTTTTGCCTTGCTCACACAACTTTTGCAAAAAATGCTTAGAAGGTATCTTAGAGGGAACTGTACGGAATTCCTTGTGGAGAGCCTCTCCATTCAAGTGCCCTACATGCCGTAAGGAAACGTCAGCTACTGGAGTTAATAGCCTGCAGGTTAATTACTCCCTGAAGGGTATTGTGGAAAAGTATAACAAAATCAAGATCTCTCCCAAAATGCCAGTGTGCAAAGGACACTTAGGGCAGCCTCTCAACATTTTCTGCTTGACTGATATGCAGCTCATTTGTGGGATCTGTGCTACTCGTGGTGACCACACCAAGCACGTCTTCTGTTCTATTGAAGATGCCTATGCTCAGGAAAGAGATGCCTTTGAGTCGCTCTTCCAGAGCTTTGAGACCTGGCGTCGGGGAGATGCTCTTTCTCGCTTGGATACCTTGGAAACTAGCAAAAGGAAATCTCTACAGTTACTGACTAGAGATTCAGATAAGGTGAAGGAGTTTTTTGAGAAGTTACAACACACATTAGatcaaaagaagaatgaaatcctgtCTGACTTTGAGACCATGAAACTTGCAGTTATGCAAGCCTATGACCCAGAGATCAACAAACTCAACACTATCTTGCAGGAACAACGAATGGCCTTTAACATTGCCGAGGCTTTCAAAGACGTGTCAGAACCCATCATATTTCTGCAACAGATGCAGGAGTtcagggagaaaataaaagtaatcaagGAGACTCCTTTACCTCCCTCTAACTTGCCCACCAGTCCTTTAATGAAGAACTTTGATACCAGTCAGTGGGAAGACATAAAATTAGTAGATGTGGATAAACTTTCCTTGCCTCAAGACACTGGCACATTCATTAGCAAGATTCCCTGGAGCTTTTATCAGTTGTTTGTGGTGGTCCTTCTGTTCAgccttcttgttttctttggtCCCACTATATTTCTAGAAGGATCTTTATTTGATGAACTCACAATTTGGAAAGACCATCTCTCAAACTTCAGTTCCTATCTGACTAAATCAGCTGATTTTGTAGAACAATCAATGTTTTACTGGGAACAGGTGATGGAtgggtttttcattttcagtgaaaaatttaagaattttatgtTGGTGGTGCTGAACAATGTGGCAGACTTTGTGtgcaaatataaactattataa
- the LOC144288107 gene encoding uncharacterized protein LOC144288107 isoform X3, whose translation MSPPKVASDLYAWSDDFYLFMTPKLWRYPLRPQQESRAQRRLPSDGDTEGRKRTQADNQPWRKGRGSWDQPAGGAVTATEQRCEDDPRFSPLRGVLADACHRAPSGLKGKERCEVIISYFTCLLGQPL comes from the exons ATGTCCCCTCCAAAAG TTGCATCCGACTTATATGCCTGGTCTGATGACTTCTATCTTTTTATGACTCCTAAATTATGGAG GTACCCCCTACGCCCCCAACAGGAAAGCAGAGCACAGCGAAGGCTGCCTTCAGACGGGGACactgaaggaaggaagaggacgCAGGCGGACAACCAGCCTTGGAGAAAGGGTCGAGGTTCCTGGGACCagccagcaggaggggcag TGACCGCAACGGAACAGAGATGTGAGGATGACCCGAGGTTCAGTCCCCTCCGCGGAGTCCTTGCAGACGCCTGTCATCGGGCTCCTTCTGGTTTGAAAGGAAAAGAG AGGTGTGAGGTAATTATAAGCTACTTTACGTGTTTGCTTGGGCAACCACTGTAA
- the LOC144288107 gene encoding uncharacterized protein LOC144288107 isoform X2: MILSSQNFASDLYAWSDDFYLFMTPKLWRYPLRPQQESRAQRRLPSDGDTEGRKRTQADNQPWRKGRGSWDQPAGGAVTATEQRCEDDPRFSPLRGVLADACHRAPSGLKGKERCEVIISYFTCLLGQPL, encoded by the exons ATGATCCTCTCGTCACAGAATT TTGCATCCGACTTATATGCCTGGTCTGATGACTTCTATCTTTTTATGACTCCTAAATTATGGAG GTACCCCCTACGCCCCCAACAGGAAAGCAGAGCACAGCGAAGGCTGCCTTCAGACGGGGACactgaaggaaggaagaggacgCAGGCGGACAACCAGCCTTGGAGAAAGGGTCGAGGTTCCTGGGACCagccagcaggaggggcag TGACCGCAACGGAACAGAGATGTGAGGATGACCCGAGGTTCAGTCCCCTCCGCGGAGTCCTTGCAGACGCCTGTCATCGGGCTCCTTCTGGTTTGAAAGGAAAAGAG AGGTGTGAGGTAATTATAAGCTACTTTACGTGTTTGCTTGGGCAACCACTGTAA
- the KCNRG gene encoding potassium channel regulatory protein has translation MSSQELVTLNVGGKIFTTRCSTIKQFPASRLTRMMEGTDQEFKMVGGQIFVDRDGMLFSFILDFLRTHQLLLPADFSDYLRLQREALFYELDPLVDLLNQEDRLLPRPALVEVQFLSRNTQAFFRVFGSCSKTIEMLTGRITVFVEQPSALTWSSNSFPPQMTLLPLPPQRPSYHDLVFWCGSDNTTDNQTGVRYVSIKPDNRKLANGTNVLGLLIDTLLMEGFHLVSTRTSSSEDKTECYSFERIKRPEALTMNKTLKPETTLSEQSQKKK, from the exons ATGAGTAGTCAGGAACTGGTCACTTTGAATGTGGGAGGGAAGATATTCACAACAAGGTGCTCTACCATAAAGCAATTTCCTGCTTCTCGGTTGACACGAATGATGGAGGGCACAGACCAAGAATTCAAGATGGTTGGTGGCCAGATTTTTGTGGACAGAGATGGCATGCTATTTAGTTTCATCTTAGATTTTTTGAGAACTCATCAGCTGTTATTACCAGCCGACTTTTCAGACTATCTGAGGCTTCAGAGAGAAGCTCTTTTCTATGAACTGGATCCTCTGGTCGACCTCTTAAACCAAGAAGACCGGCTACTGCCAAGACCTGCTCTTGTGGAGGTGCAGTTCCTAAGCAGAAACACTCAAGCTTTTTTCAGGGTGTTTGGCTCTTGCAGCAAAACAATTGAGATGCTAACTGGGAGGATTACGGTGTTTGTAGAGCAACCTTCGGCACTGACCTGGAGTAGTAACTCTTTCCCTCCTCAGATGACCTTACTTCCTCTGCCTCCACAAAGACCTTCCTACCATGACCTGGTTTTCTGGTGCGGCTCCGACAACACTACTGATAACCAAACTGGAGTCAG GTATGTTTCTATAAAACCTGATAACCGAAAATTGGCCAACGGAACTAACGTCCTCGGCTTACTAATCGACACTTTATTAATGGAAGGCTTCCACCTAGTCAGCACTAGAACATCATCCTCTGAAGACAAAACTGAATGCTATAGCTTTGAAAGGATAAAAAGGCCTGAAGCTCTCACCATGAACAAAACACTGAAACCAGAAACTACCCTGTCGGAGcaatctcagaaaaagaaatga
- the TRIM13 gene encoding E3 ubiquitin-protein ligase TRIM13 isoform X2, producing the protein MELLEEDLTCPICCSLFDDPRVLPCSHNFCKKCLEGILEGTVRNSLWRASPFKCPTCRKETSATGVNSLQVNYSLKGIVEKYNKIKISPKMPVCKGHLGQPLNIFCLTDMQLICGICATRGDHTKHVFCSIEDAYAQERDAFESLFQSFETWRRGDALSRLDTLETSKRKSLQLLTRDSDKVKEFFEKLQHTLDQKKNEILSDFETMKLAVMQAYDPEINKLNTILQEQRMAFNIAEAFKDVSEPIIFLQQMQEFREKIKVIKETPLPPSNLPTSPLMKNFDTSQWEDIKLVDVDKLSLPQDTGTFISKIPWSFYQLFVVVLLFSLLVFFGPTIFLEGSLFDELTIWKDHLSNFSSYLTKSADFVEQSMFYWEQVMDGFFIFSEKFKNFMLVVLNNVADFVCKYKLL; encoded by the coding sequence ATGGAGCTGCTTGAAGAAGATCTCACGTGCCCAATTTGTTGCAGTCTGTTTGATGATCCTCGAGTTTTGCCTTGCTCACACAACTTTTGCAAAAAATGCTTAGAAGGTATCTTAGAGGGAACTGTACGGAATTCCTTGTGGAGAGCCTCTCCATTCAAGTGCCCTACATGCCGTAAGGAAACGTCAGCTACTGGAGTTAATAGCCTGCAGGTTAATTACTCCCTGAAGGGTATTGTGGAAAAGTATAACAAAATCAAGATCTCTCCCAAAATGCCAGTGTGCAAAGGACACTTAGGGCAGCCTCTCAACATTTTCTGCTTGACTGATATGCAGCTCATTTGTGGGATCTGTGCTACTCGTGGTGACCACACCAAGCACGTCTTCTGTTCTATTGAAGATGCCTATGCTCAGGAAAGAGATGCCTTTGAGTCGCTCTTCCAGAGCTTTGAGACCTGGCGTCGGGGAGATGCTCTTTCTCGCTTGGATACCTTGGAAACTAGCAAAAGGAAATCTCTACAGTTACTGACTAGAGATTCAGATAAGGTGAAGGAGTTTTTTGAGAAGTTACAACACACATTAGatcaaaagaagaatgaaatcctgtCTGACTTTGAGACCATGAAACTTGCAGTTATGCAAGCCTATGACCCAGAGATCAACAAACTCAACACTATCTTGCAGGAACAACGAATGGCCTTTAACATTGCCGAGGCTTTCAAAGACGTGTCAGAACCCATCATATTTCTGCAACAGATGCAGGAGTtcagggagaaaataaaagtaatcaagGAGACTCCTTTACCTCCCTCTAACTTGCCCACCAGTCCTTTAATGAAGAACTTTGATACCAGTCAGTGGGAAGACATAAAATTAGTAGATGTGGATAAACTTTCCTTGCCTCAAGACACTGGCACATTCATTAGCAAGATTCCCTGGAGCTTTTATCAGTTGTTTGTGGTGGTCCTTCTGTTCAgccttcttgttttctttggtCCCACTATATTTCTAGAAGGATCTTTATTTGATGAACTCACAATTTGGAAAGACCATCTCTCAAACTTCAGTTCCTATCTGACTAAATCAGCTGATTTTGTAGAACAATCAATGTTTTACTGGGAACAGGTGATGGAtgggtttttcattttcagtgaaaaatttaagaattttatgtTGGTGGTGCTGAACAATGTGGCAGACTTTGTGtgcaaatataaactattataa